The genomic region GGCGAGGGTGTTTATCGCATCACTCAGCATCTGTTGAGGCTGTGTTTCGTCATATGAGAGGTTGCTGAATAGAAATAAATTGCTATAGTCTGTTGTTTCTTAGTTGTTTAGATCCCTCTTCTAGTTGATCACATCTCCTCGTGTCAGACAATCAGCTATTACTTTGTTGTGATGTATGGATGCAATTAACAATCCACACGTCTGTAAGTCAGGAACTGTAATGATACGTGGACATAATGTCGGATTATTGCCAATTTATGCCGAAGCCCTATCGTTTTGGTGGAAAGTTCATGAGAGTTGCATTACCAGTGAAATGTAATCATTAGCTGTATGTAATATGTTGAActtattttcagtttttcatcAACAAGCTATGGACATTAGAAGAGATTTAAACCAAATAGTCTAAACTACTGCATAAGTTATCAAGATTGTTCACCCTTATTTCAtacatgtgatttttttaaattttttttttacttgaatAGGTGGATTCTATCAAGACGAAGTGGGGAAATATCCACGTAATCATGGAGACAATGGTTGTAAACGTTGTAACACTGGCACATACGTTAGCAAAGGTGGTGGTAATAACGCCCTGAGCTGTCAAGTTTGCCCCGTAGGTACCAATAAGACCAGATATGCCAATTACAGAGCCTGTTTCTGCCTCGATAACTACTTCAGACGTCACAGATTCGGTAGTTGTGATCTGTGTCCTAATCCTGGTTTAGTTTGCGCTCATGATTATGTTACAATCAAACCACAATATTACTGGAACTGGACATGTTGTGATTCGGACCGATATGAAAATTTTAAAGCAAATCTACAAGTTTTCAACGATTCTTATGATGACCGCACCACGTCTTACGATGGTCCTCTGCCCTACGTTCACCAATGTCCGCAGTCATTTAAATGCGCAAACAATGAAAGTAAATTGGAGGGAAACTGTGCCAGGGGATACACGGGTTGGCTATGTTCCACATGTGCCAAGGGTTACTTTTCCGTCTTCGGCTTCTGTCGTTCCTGTCCAAAAAGTATTTGGGCTTTACTCGCCGAAGTCGTTGCGATAATTGTAGTTATTGGATGTTTCGTTGGATTTGTTGCGTACACCTATAGTAGAGAGGTTAACGATGGAAGACGGTCTATTGTTGATGTAGTATTAGCTAGGGGCAAAATAGTTATAGGCTTTTACCAGGTTATGGGCGAGTTCTGGGAGTCATTGAATGGAGTCTATTGGCAAACTATCTTCAAGACACTATCGCAATGGCTCGATATTTTGCAGTTAAATGTTTCAAACGTGGTAATCAAACCGAGCTGTTTCTTTCCAAACTTTCGGCTAACACCGTACGTTGAATTTATCATAGGTGTTTCTACTCCAGTGATCATTCTGGCACTATCAATCACGATCTTGCTTGCGAAGAGAATTTACTCCCTACTGAAGAACAGAAAGGGAAGATCGAACTTTGAACAATCTGAAACGACACACACTCGAGACAAAGTCTTTCTATTATCATTATTAGCCTTATACATTACCTACCCGTCTACTTGTAATAGTATCTTTGCATTATACAGACCGGTGTGTCAGACATTTTACCTCGACGAGAATAAGGAGATGACGGTTGCTCTTCTGCGGCCTGAATTCTCCATAAACTGTTCAACTGAAGTACATCGTCGATATGAGATATCAGCCTACGTTATGTCTTCGTATGTTGTCGCATTTCCGGGGATCTTGTTGTACCTCTTGTGGAAGTTTTCTGAAGGTAAACTCTATCCAAATCATGCAGCTCCTGGTGGTAAGCATTCGTACCCAAAATGGCTCCGGTTTTTGTCTGAGAACTACAAAGGTCAGTTTTGGTTTTGGGAGATTATCGAGTTGTGCAGGAGAGTATCTCAGACATTCGTAGTCATCTTGTTTGGATGGGCAAGTTCTCTGTCCATTGTCATCACTCTGTTGCTTGCTGTCATCTTCCTCAGCTTACACATATCGTATTCACCGATCGCTGATAAATTTGAACATCATCTACAGGTGAGCAAACATCATTTATTCTTGGAAGGGAAGTGAGGCAAAATGGAAAATTGATCAGTAACCCTGTGgtaacatacatatacataacatttaatttttccATTAGCTCAAGCAATATTCGTTACAGTACTTGGTTATCTAAGTCCTTAATTGTAGAAGTGTTTACGCTCCCTTCGTGGATAGCTAAATCGTTGGACATTAACGGCTCCCTCAATTTTCCTTACCGTGGTCATTTACATGTATAGCTTTAAGAGCCACCATTGTTCGCCACTGGTAAAGAACCTCTTCGCTCACCGGTAGACAAATGTTCCTACGCTGCTGTGTAAACGCGACTGATGAGTTTGATTGACAAAACGACCTTTGTAGCAAATATAAGAATCTCTCATGAACTTGTCACGTCCCGCTTAGAATTCGACTTCACAAAAAACACCTCTAGAAAAGAAATATCGATACAATGTGATTTGTAAAGTTACGAAAAATATTGGTGCAAGGTTATTTAAGGATCTGCTTTTAGCAGCTTTCTGGTCATATGTCAACTAGCTTTATTATAATAACTGACCGGACTAGGTAAGTAATTATTTTTAATGACCTCTTTTCCCTTCTCGATTTGATGACAGCTTGCCTCTCTCTGGGCTATATTCCTGAATATGTTGGTTGCAGCTGTCCCCGTGCCGGATAATATGGAGTCTTCACTAACAGGGTCAGTAATGACAGTTCTACTAATAATTGGTAACAGCTGCGTCATCTGTATAGTAATCGGTAAGTCAATCCGCACTTATTTAATTCTGTTAAATGTCATTATAGTCATTAGAAGTACCATTTATTATCACTTGTATTGACAATGCGAATGAGGTAATATTATCAATAACACGACATCAATTATCAGTGATGCAAAGAAATAGACGATGTAATTTATGTATAATCTAATACCATTATTAAGAGAAAAAACGTTTAGCTTTAGGGACAAAGGGGGTACTTTTGATATATGCAGTATTATTTAGAACAACGGTACAACTAAGTCCACCTTCACGATATTGCAATAATTAACAAGTGTTCAAATGAATGTGCAGTTCAAACATAAAGAAATAAATCTAATCTTATCACAATACCTACTGACATTGCTACTGTACTATTaacgttattaatatcatatttcgGTGTGGATTTGCATGGATGAGTAAAATCTTGGTAACTTGAAACTCGATAAAGAATGAGTTGTTTATAAATGACAGTAAAcccatctttctttctttttatctcAGGAAAGCCCATGTTAATGCTTTTTAAACTAATCATGAAGTCCTGGTGCTGCAGAAGATGGTGTTTTGTACAGTTCCAGAGAGTGTCACTGTGGTTCAGCAATCACAATACTTTACCCTCTACACTCGTAGTAAATTATGATGAACTGGACGGAAGGCTGGAAGAACCTCTGATAGTACATTGAGGCATTGAGACACACACCTGTATGACTCATACATTTCACATTAAGGGTCTTGTTTATGGGTAGGATTATATCGTCTTGTGTAAACTCTATCAAAATAAACTTTAATATACAAGTAACTATATTCAGGTCGTTTGATAAGACTCAATACATATTTCGATAAGTCAACGGTTTCAGATAGGTGTTATTGGTTTCCAACACCTCGCGTATAGTTGGTTAAAGCTCACCTATCCCGAGTCCAAGTCGAGACCTTGGCCACAAGTTCCGATGAGTCTGAGCGGGTTCCAATACCCTACGAGTCCTAGCCGAGTCCACGGTGTGATGTAATGGTTAAGTTAGTAGAGTTGTCCGCAGCGGAGACATAACTTCCGTTTATTTGCAGGAGGGAGCTCTCTTCATAGGATGGTTTCAAGTTTTGGACTTGTTGA from Apostichopus japonicus isolate 1M-3 chromosome 2, ASM3797524v1, whole genome shotgun sequence harbors:
- the LOC139954656 gene encoding uncharacterized protein, which codes for MKSSIWLIVIMYSLSTLCIIGQTTARESCHLSDEHICDVCICILNRSIDCTGQNLTALPAEVPTSVSYLDMANNQISCVPRDFFLGFPLLEYLNFESNRLQDSFLLPKNLSLFYALENQVKNAKDFFLNCEMLTDIDIRLNSISQLPEAFVNNCTNLLTLKIRQNVYPRVQSNSFMDLPALTEITLGFNPNLEIIEENAFSTICGKMRSIEIRMCPNLHHLPANLFEECRMLQTLDLSFSGISNIDPTMFRSLTNLLELLLTNNPLGILPENTFYYQQRIATLSLSSTGMKVLHPKLFQSTSILKSLDLANNGLVNLPKNLFVSNNTKHFLSTLVLSGNSLQTLDYDVFRGLPHLQTLFLDNNQLQQLPPGLLSFGIVRELFLFSNKLTELKEDLFAGGTQNGTLMSVLVQRNAIRVITDEFLSGFSPSSTIILNCNEITLPKVFRDTNLTCVGSSYQSVVETRGEVMFQILPTRGFSCNHTSGYIVSSRCEECPIGTRSRGSTCAQCPIGGFYQDEVGKYPRNHGDNGCKRCNTGTYVSKGGGNNALSCQVCPVGTNKTRYANYRACFCLDNYFRRHRFGSCDLCPNPGLVCAHDYVTIKPQYYWNWTCCDSDRYENFKANLQVFNDSYDDRTTSYDGPLPYVHQCPQSFKCANNESKLEGNCARGYTGWLCSTCAKGYFSVFGFCRSCPKSIWALLAEVVAIIVVIGCFVGFVAYTYSREVNDGRRSIVDVVLARGKIVIGFYQVMGEFWESLNGVYWQTIFKTLSQWLDILQLNVSNVVIKPSCFFPNFRLTPYVEFIIGVSTPVIILALSITILLAKRIYSLLKNRKGRSNFEQSETTHTRDKVFLLSLLALYITYPSTCNSIFALYRPVCQTFYLDENKEMTVALLRPEFSINCSTEVHRRYEISAYVMSSYVVAFPGILLYLLWKFSEGKLYPNHAAPGGKHSYPKWLRFLSENYKGQFWFWEIIELCRRVSQTFVVILFGWASSLSIVITLLLAVIFLSLHISYSPIADKFEHHLQLASLWAIFLNMLVAAVPVPDNMESSLTGSVMTVLLIIGNSCVICIVIGKPMLMLFKLIMKSWCCRRWCFVQFQRVSLWFSNHNTLPSTLVVNYDELDGRLEEPLIVH